From Streptomyces sp. NBC_01460, a single genomic window includes:
- a CDS encoding ABC transporter permease gives MTDLLAKARTDRAQTVERPAGPPAAGGTAHVSKGTRRRLGPGRALPFGRLIGPAILVFVWWAASTSGYLDPRILSSPGTVFSTAVDLVATGRLQDNVLISLQRAGLGLFFGVSAGVVLAVAAGLSRSGEYLLDGPLQIKRAIPSLAMLPLLILWLGIGEQMKVTVIALGVAVNMYINTYASLTGIDSRYVELAEGLDLSRATFIRKVVVPGSLPGFFVGLRLGVTSSWLGLIVVEQINATSGIGYMMFQAQQYAQSDVIIVGLVAYGIFGFASDAAVRAVERKALSWRRTLAG, from the coding sequence ATGACCGACCTGTTGGCGAAGGCGCGGACGGACCGCGCGCAGACGGTGGAGCGACCGGCCGGACCGCCCGCCGCCGGGGGGACGGCCCACGTCTCCAAGGGAACCCGCAGGCGGCTCGGGCCCGGCCGTGCCCTGCCGTTCGGCCGGCTGATCGGCCCGGCGATCCTGGTGTTCGTGTGGTGGGCGGCCTCCACGTCCGGCTATCTCGACCCGCGGATCCTCTCCTCGCCCGGCACCGTGTTCTCCACCGCGGTCGACCTCGTCGCCACCGGCCGTCTCCAGGACAACGTCCTGATCTCGCTCCAGCGCGCCGGACTCGGCCTCTTCTTCGGCGTGTCGGCCGGGGTGGTCCTGGCCGTGGCGGCGGGGCTGAGCCGCAGCGGTGAGTACCTGCTGGACGGCCCCCTCCAGATCAAGCGCGCCATTCCCTCCCTGGCGATGCTCCCCCTGCTGATCCTCTGGCTCGGCATCGGCGAGCAGATGAAGGTCACCGTGATCGCCCTCGGGGTCGCGGTGAACATGTACATCAACACCTACGCGTCGCTGACGGGCATCGACAGCAGGTACGTCGAGCTCGCCGAGGGGCTCGACCTGAGCCGGGCGACGTTCATCCGCAAGGTCGTCGTGCCCGGTTCGCTGCCCGGCTTCTTCGTCGGCCTGCGGCTCGGCGTCACCTCGTCCTGGCTCGGCCTCATCGTGGTCGAGCAGATCAACGCCACCAGCGGCATCGGCTACATGATGTTCCAGGCCCAGCAGTACGCCCAGTCCGACGTGATCATCGTGGGGCTGGTGGCCTACGGGATCTTCGGCTTCGCCTCCGACGCAGCGGTACGCGCAGTCGAAAGGAAGGCTCTGTCATGGCGACGCACACTGGCGGGCTGA